Proteins from a single region of Natrinema salifodinae:
- a CDS encoding PadR family transcriptional regulator — protein sequence MRKSGPPKGLIAYLVLELLEEKPRYGYEILKEIRDISGGHWEPSYGSVYPILYKFEEKGWAERIEREDEPDRKYFELTEDGAAELEDRRESGAEKAQDFADVILGFFHVYAAFSTDDRFEIPEMDGEWRFDEEFSQWIVEQVVRHHEHYFDTDFERVDETPEEFYERHGIDGGE from the coding sequence ATGCGGAAAAGTGGGCCGCCGAAAGGACTTATCGCCTATCTCGTGCTCGAGCTTCTCGAAGAGAAACCGCGGTACGGTTACGAGATTCTCAAGGAGATTAGGGATATCAGCGGCGGTCACTGGGAGCCGTCCTACGGCTCGGTCTATCCGATCCTCTACAAGTTCGAAGAGAAGGGATGGGCCGAGCGGATCGAACGCGAGGACGAGCCCGACCGGAAGTACTTCGAACTCACCGAGGACGGGGCCGCGGAACTCGAAGACCGCCGCGAAAGCGGCGCCGAGAAGGCCCAGGACTTCGCGGACGTCATCCTCGGATTCTTCCACGTCTACGCGGCCTTCTCGACGGACGATCGGTTCGAGATTCCCGAGATGGACGGCGAGTGGCGGTTCGACGAGGAGTTCAGTCAGTGGATCGTCGAACAGGTCGTCCGCCACCACGAACACTACTTCGACACCGACTTCGAGCGCGTCGACGAGACGCCCGAGGAGTTCTACGAGCGCCACGGCATCGACGGCGGCGAGTAA
- the thiL gene encoding thiamine-phosphate kinase, with protein MDERAALRLLSDELAAAGDDAAAVDGLVVTTDMLHERTDFPAGTSRYTAGWRAVGASLSDVAAMGADATAAVAAYAAPSFDRGELLDFVRGARDVCERVDAEYVGGDLDGHEEFTVSTTAIGRTDDPVPRSGARPGDLVCVTGTFGRSAAALRLFERGDAERANDLFRFDPRVATGRALAPHATALMDSSDGLARSLHQLAEASDCGFAIESESVPIADAVCEVAANDDQALELATTFGEDFELVATVPDRSVAAVRNATDVSLSVIGTVRDADEGERVTMDGESLPDRGYTHG; from the coding sequence ATGGACGAACGCGCCGCCCTGCGGCTCCTGTCGGACGAACTCGCGGCGGCCGGCGACGACGCGGCCGCCGTCGACGGCCTGGTCGTGACCACGGACATGCTCCACGAGCGGACGGACTTCCCGGCGGGGACGAGCCGCTACACCGCCGGCTGGCGCGCCGTCGGGGCGTCCCTGTCGGACGTAGCGGCGATGGGCGCCGACGCGACGGCCGCGGTCGCCGCCTACGCCGCGCCGTCGTTCGACCGCGGAGAGCTACTGGACTTCGTCCGCGGTGCACGCGACGTCTGCGAGCGCGTCGACGCCGAGTACGTCGGCGGCGATCTGGACGGCCACGAGGAGTTCACCGTCTCGACGACCGCGATCGGTCGGACCGACGACCCCGTCCCGCGCAGCGGAGCGCGACCAGGCGACCTCGTCTGTGTCACCGGGACGTTCGGTCGGAGCGCTGCGGCGCTCCGCCTGTTCGAACGTGGTGATGCGGAGCGCGCCAACGACCTCTTTCGGTTCGACCCCCGCGTCGCGACCGGGCGGGCGCTGGCACCTCACGCGACCGCGCTGATGGACTCGAGCGACGGGCTCGCCAGGTCGCTCCATCAGCTCGCCGAGGCCAGCGACTGCGGGTTCGCGATCGAGTCCGAATCGGTTCCGATCGCCGACGCAGTCTGTGAGGTCGCCGCGAACGACGACCAGGCGCTCGAGCTCGCGACGACCTTCGGCGAGGACTTCGAACTCGTCGCGACGGTACCGGACCGCTCGGTCGCGGCCGTACGGAACGCGACGGACGTGTCGCTGTCCGTGATCGGGACGGTCCGCGACGCCGACGAGGGCGAGCGCGTCACCATGGACGGCGAGTCGCTTCCGGATCGAGGCTACACGCACGGCTGA
- the pyrH gene encoding UMP kinase, whose amino-acid sequence MKVVVSIGGSVLVPEPGADRVAEHAAVIEDLVADGCRIGAVVGGGGVAREYISAARDLGANEIELDQLGIDVTRLNARLLIAALSEGSVTAPALDYEDASEALRRDDICIMGGVAPAQTTDAVGAALAEYIDADLLVYATSVPGVYSDDPNEDDDAIKYDELSATELVDVIAGLEMNAGASAPVDLLAAKIIERSGMRTIVLDGTDPDRIARAVRHGEHGGTDIIPDGAGAEPTYWASDEQ is encoded by the coding sequence ATGAAAGTGGTCGTCTCTATCGGCGGAAGCGTCCTCGTCCCGGAACCCGGCGCGGACCGGGTCGCCGAGCACGCTGCCGTCATCGAAGACCTCGTGGCGGACGGCTGTCGGATCGGTGCCGTCGTCGGCGGCGGCGGCGTCGCGCGCGAGTACATCTCGGCCGCCCGCGACCTCGGGGCCAACGAAATCGAACTCGACCAGCTGGGAATCGACGTCACCAGACTCAACGCCAGGCTGCTCATCGCCGCGCTGAGCGAGGGGTCGGTGACCGCACCCGCCCTCGACTACGAGGACGCGAGCGAGGCGCTTCGACGGGACGACATCTGCATCATGGGCGGTGTCGCGCCGGCCCAAACGACCGACGCGGTCGGGGCCGCCCTCGCGGAGTACATCGACGCCGACCTGCTCGTCTACGCGACGAGCGTCCCCGGCGTCTACAGCGACGACCCTAACGAGGACGACGACGCGATCAAGTACGACGAGCTCTCGGCCACGGAGCTGGTCGACGTCATCGCCGGCCTCGAGATGAACGCCGGGGCCTCGGCGCCCGTCGACCTGCTGGCAGCGAAGATCATCGAGCGCTCGGGCATGCGCACCATCGTCCTCGACGGCACCGACCCCGACCGGATCGCCCGCGCGGTCCGGCACGGCGAACACGGCGGTACCGACATCATTCCCGACGGTGCCGGCGCGGAACCGACCTACTGGGCGAGCGACGAGCAATGA
- a CDS encoding molybdopterin synthase codes for MHVLGVRDEGAGSETVESVVDRLVDRLSERGRVGVVRYDATIADGTHAGESLTVGGDVTYDLGADGDWTASGTGLSVGEALDRLVTDCDYAIVVGVSSLRYPSVAVGAVDAADEDESVLASVERPGDLDLDGLVAALESTEPYETLESLVARVKRSPNAGRAGAIATFTGRVRGKDSADDARTQYLEFEKYEGVADERMAALKTDLEARDGVFDVELYHRTGVVEDGEDIVFVVVLAGHREEAFRTVEDGINRLKDEVPLFKKEVTVEDEFWVHERS; via the coding sequence ATGCACGTACTCGGTGTTCGCGACGAGGGGGCCGGCTCCGAGACCGTCGAGTCGGTGGTCGATCGCCTCGTCGACCGGCTCTCGGAACGCGGCCGCGTCGGCGTCGTCAGGTACGACGCGACGATCGCCGACGGCACGCACGCGGGCGAATCGCTCACGGTCGGCGGCGACGTCACCTACGACCTCGGCGCCGACGGCGACTGGACCGCCTCGGGCACGGGCTTGTCCGTCGGCGAGGCGCTCGACCGCCTGGTGACCGATTGCGACTACGCGATCGTCGTCGGCGTGTCGTCGCTCCGGTACCCGTCGGTCGCCGTCGGCGCGGTCGACGCCGCGGATGAAGACGAGTCCGTTCTCGCAAGCGTCGAGCGCCCCGGCGACCTCGATCTCGACGGTCTGGTGGCCGCCCTCGAGTCGACCGAGCCCTACGAGACCCTCGAGTCGTTAGTGGCCCGCGTCAAGCGATCGCCGAACGCCGGGCGGGCGGGCGCGATCGCGACGTTCACCGGCCGGGTCAGAGGGAAAGACAGCGCGGACGATGCGCGCACGCAGTACCTCGAGTTCGAGAAGTACGAGGGCGTGGCGGACGAGCGGATGGCTGCCCTGAAAACGGATCTCGAGGCGCGAGACGGCGTCTTCGACGTGGAGCTCTACCACCGGACGGGCGTCGTCGAGGACGGCGAGGACATCGTCTTCGTCGTCGTGCTCGCCGGTCACCGCGAAGAGGCGTTTCGGACCGTTGAGGACGGAATCAACCGCCTGAAGGACGAAGTTCCCCTGTTCAAGAAGGAGGTGACGGTCGAGGACGAGTTCTGGGTTCACGAGCGATCCTAA
- a CDS encoding DUF7123 family protein produces MSTTAQPSTESKERRLKRYLRERAEDGELYFKGKFIADDVGMSPKEIGALMVKLSDSVNDLEIEKWSYTSATTWRVAPA; encoded by the coding sequence ATGAGCACGACAGCCCAACCCTCCACGGAAAGCAAGGAACGCCGACTGAAACGCTACCTGCGCGAACGCGCCGAAGACGGCGAACTGTACTTTAAAGGGAAGTTTATCGCAGACGATGTCGGCATGTCCCCCAAGGAGATCGGCGCGCTGATGGTCAAGCTCTCCGATTCGGTCAACGACCTCGAGATCGAGAAGTGGTCGTACACGAGCGCGACCACCTGGCGCGTCGCTCCCGCCTGA
- the lysS gene encoding lysine--tRNA ligase → MSADGDSDADDATADSAAISPYTLQREEAGETRHAFWADTVADRVEERNPEEPIVIKGGISPSGVPHLGNVNEIMRGYFVAEVLRDRGYEVRQVFTADDRDPLRKLPRTLCDLDGNLVDLGDVDAGALGRNLGAPYTDIPDPFGCCDSYGDHFSTIIQDSADAVDVPIDMISNTELYETGEFENVTRYVLEHQDRAREVLSEYQDKVDEEYVPFNPICENCGKITETVTSVDLEGETPTVDYECTDMDAGDRTVEGCGHEGTATLREGKLPWRFEWPGQWQILGVDFEPFGKDHAEGSWPSGQDVARNVLEIEPPVPMVYEWFTLDGEPFSSSEGNVILVSDVLELLEPEVLRYFFAKDPSKARDFSIERLDQLVDEFDRFERIYFGEIEASEDEKAFAERVYPFVVEEPREERLRLPYTFAAVLGMTDDPDLREEIARREGHIPDDAPEWAVEDALARVERARNWARRTENEFDYELKRAEIPDHDFDGATEDALEELADYIAEGHEPDEIQGEIYETAKRHDVDIGDFFGAGYRLFFDEDQGPKLGPFLAKVDREFVVARLRRER, encoded by the coding sequence ATGAGCGCCGACGGCGACAGCGACGCCGACGACGCGACTGCGGACTCGGCTGCGATCAGCCCCTACACCCTCCAGCGCGAGGAGGCCGGGGAGACGCGCCACGCGTTCTGGGCGGACACGGTCGCAGACCGCGTGGAAGAACGGAATCCCGAAGAGCCGATCGTCATCAAGGGCGGCATCTCGCCCTCGGGCGTTCCCCACCTCGGCAACGTCAACGAGATCATGCGCGGCTACTTCGTCGCCGAGGTGCTGCGCGACCGGGGGTACGAGGTCCGCCAGGTCTTCACCGCCGACGACCGCGACCCGCTCCGGAAGCTTCCGCGTACGCTCTGTGACCTCGATGGGAACCTCGTCGATCTGGGCGACGTGGACGCGGGTGCGCTCGGACGGAACCTCGGAGCGCCCTACACCGATATCCCCGACCCCTTCGGCTGCTGTGACTCCTACGGCGACCACTTCTCGACCATCATTCAGGACAGCGCCGACGCCGTCGACGTGCCGATCGACATGATCTCGAACACGGAGCTGTACGAAACTGGCGAGTTCGAGAACGTCACCCGATACGTCCTCGAGCATCAGGACCGCGCCCGCGAGGTCCTCTCGGAGTACCAGGACAAGGTCGACGAGGAGTACGTCCCGTTCAATCCGATCTGCGAGAACTGCGGCAAGATCACCGAGACGGTGACGAGCGTCGATCTCGAAGGCGAGACGCCGACCGTCGACTACGAGTGTACCGACATGGACGCCGGCGACCGGACCGTCGAGGGCTGCGGCCACGAGGGCACCGCGACGCTGCGCGAGGGCAAGCTCCCCTGGCGTTTCGAGTGGCCAGGCCAGTGGCAGATTCTGGGCGTCGACTTCGAGCCCTTCGGGAAGGACCACGCCGAGGGCTCCTGGCCTAGCGGCCAGGACGTCGCACGGAACGTCTTAGAGATCGAGCCGCCGGTCCCGATGGTCTACGAGTGGTTCACCCTCGACGGCGAGCCGTTTTCCTCCTCCGAGGGCAACGTCATTCTGGTCTCGGATGTCCTCGAGCTGCTCGAACCCGAGGTCCTCCGGTACTTCTTCGCGAAGGACCCCTCGAAGGCCCGGGACTTCAGCATCGAGCGCCTCGACCAGCTCGTCGACGAGTTCGACCGGTTCGAGCGGATCTACTTCGGCGAAATCGAAGCCAGCGAGGACGAGAAAGCGTTCGCCGAGCGCGTCTACCCGTTCGTGGTCGAGGAGCCTCGCGAGGAGCGGCTCCGGCTCCCCTACACCTTCGCCGCGGTGCTGGGGATGACCGACGACCCCGACCTGCGCGAGGAGATCGCCCGCCGCGAGGGCCACATCCCCGACGACGCCCCCGAATGGGCCGTCGAGGACGCCCTCGCGCGCGTCGAGCGGGCCCGAAACTGGGCGCGCCGGACCGAAAACGAGTTCGACTACGAACTCAAGCGCGCGGAGATTCCCGACCACGACTTCGACGGGGCGACCGAAGACGCCCTCGAGGAACTCGCCGACTACATCGCGGAGGGCCACGAACCCGACGAGATTCAGGGCGAGATCTACGAGACCGCCAAGCGCCACGACGTCGACATCGGCGACTTCTTCGGCGCGGGCTACCGGCTGTTCTTCGACGAGGACCAGGGCCCGAAGCTCGGCCCTTTCCTCGCGAAGGTCGACCGAGAGTTCGTCGTCGCTAGGCTGCGCCGGGAACGGTAA
- a CDS encoding site-2 protease family protein, which translates to MDDVDRSGFDGPGRGARSLDDGPSIDRIESVFAVYEIQREDDRLVYYGDPLAHPERVVRELWPDFRDHGYDANLERRHGEYALVAEPTSVGVDGIPWTNIVLLLLTVGSTLFAGSFWYQIDPFTDPTAILQAWPFTVAILGVLGVHEMGHYVMSRYHQVDASLPYFIPVPTLIGTMGAVIKMKGRMPDRKALFDIGVAGPLAGLVATVVVTVVGLHMPPVTVDPAVLQSPDAVQIELGYPLLLEWLAAGFDQSLYREDPTMGVNPVVIGAWVGMFVTFLNLIPVGQLDGGHILRAMTGELQETIAALVPGVLFALAGYLYYVQNYDVNTVFVWILWGLLTTVLASMGPATPIRDEPLGRGRFVLGIATFGLGFLCFMPVPVVIVG; encoded by the coding sequence ATGGACGACGTCGATCGGTCCGGTTTCGACGGGCCGGGACGCGGCGCGCGGTCGCTCGACGACGGGCCGTCGATCGATCGCATCGAATCGGTGTTCGCGGTCTACGAGATCCAACGCGAGGACGACCGATTAGTGTACTATGGGGATCCGTTGGCCCACCCCGAACGGGTGGTCCGCGAACTGTGGCCGGACTTCCGGGACCACGGCTACGACGCGAACCTCGAGCGACGCCACGGCGAGTACGCCCTCGTCGCTGAACCAACGTCCGTCGGCGTCGACGGAATTCCGTGGACGAACATCGTCTTGCTCCTGTTGACGGTCGGCTCGACGCTGTTCGCGGGCTCGTTCTGGTATCAGATCGATCCGTTCACCGATCCGACTGCGATCCTGCAGGCCTGGCCGTTCACGGTCGCGATCCTCGGCGTGCTCGGCGTCCACGAGATGGGCCACTACGTCATGAGCCGCTACCACCAGGTCGACGCCTCGCTGCCCTACTTCATCCCGGTGCCGACGCTCATCGGGACGATGGGCGCGGTCATCAAGATGAAAGGTCGGATGCCCGACCGGAAGGCGCTGTTCGACATCGGCGTCGCCGGGCCACTAGCCGGCCTGGTGGCGACGGTCGTCGTGACGGTGGTCGGGCTCCACATGCCGCCAGTAACCGTCGATCCCGCGGTGCTTCAGAGTCCCGACGCGGTCCAGATCGAGTTGGGCTATCCCCTGCTACTCGAGTGGCTCGCGGCCGGTTTCGATCAGTCGCTGTACCGCGAGGACCCGACGATGGGCGTGAACCCGGTCGTCATCGGTGCGTGGGTCGGGATGTTCGTCACCTTTCTCAATCTGATCCCGGTCGGCCAGCTCGACGGCGGCCACATCCTGCGGGCGATGACCGGCGAACTTCAGGAGACGATCGCGGCGCTGGTACCAGGCGTGCTGTTCGCGCTCGCGGGTTACCTCTACTACGTACAGAATTACGACGTGAACACGGTCTTCGTCTGGATCCTCTGGGGACTGTTGACGACGGTGCTCGCGTCGATGGGGCCGGCGACGCCGATCCGCGATGAGCCGCTCGGACGCGGGCGATTCGTCCTCGGAATCGCCACGTTCGGGCTCGGCTTCCTCTGTTTCATGCCGGTGCCGGTCGTGATCGTCGGCTGA
- a CDS encoding heme-binding protein, whose amino-acid sequence MERRRPPQTEEGWYVLHDFRSIDWDAWRSAPERRRSRAIEEGIDYLAAAEAVDDADEGESATFAVLGHKADLLVLHLRPTLADIDAVERRFEHTALAEFTERADSYLSVTEVSGYMSQDYFDEDAEVEDSGIARYIESRLKPEIPDSEFLSFYPMSKRRGPEDNWYDLPFDERADHLSAHGDIGRDYAGRVTQIISGSIGLDDFEWGVTLFGDDPTDVKELLYEMRFDPSSSRFAEFGRFLSARRFPPEDLGAFLAGEPVPAEGDRDHGHGHHHGESGGHSHGGSDGGAGGHPHGDSSGGHHGGSGSGSGGHPHGDDGDEDEALRSELEDMGVYAGQPHGEDVHAVVLYSDADADELFEEVDGLRGNFDHYDTHVKTAVYEPDETTADDGEAAVISLWETERAANTAAGFLADLPDIVRQAGDDDDDSWGTMGMFYTVKPDHRSDFVGVFDDAADLLADMDGHRKTDLLVNREDENDMFIASRWDSREDAMQFFRSDAFSEAVEFGRDVLADRPRHVFLA is encoded by the coding sequence ATGGAACGACGGCGACCACCACAGACGGAAGAGGGCTGGTACGTCCTGCACGATTTCCGGTCGATCGACTGGGACGCCTGGCGATCGGCGCCCGAGCGCCGGCGGTCGCGGGCGATCGAGGAGGGGATCGACTACCTCGCCGCCGCCGAGGCCGTCGACGACGCTGACGAGGGCGAGTCGGCGACGTTTGCGGTGCTGGGCCACAAGGCGGACCTGCTCGTGCTCCACCTGCGGCCGACGCTCGCCGACATCGACGCCGTAGAGCGGCGGTTCGAACACACCGCCCTCGCCGAGTTCACCGAGCGGGCCGACTCTTACCTCTCGGTGACGGAGGTCTCGGGGTACATGTCCCAGGACTACTTCGACGAGGACGCCGAGGTCGAAGACTCCGGGATCGCCCGCTACATCGAGTCGCGGCTCAAACCCGAGATTCCGGACAGCGAGTTCCTGAGCTTCTACCCGATGAGCAAGCGCCGCGGGCCGGAGGACAACTGGTACGACCTCCCCTTCGACGAGCGGGCCGACCACCTCTCCGCCCACGGCGACATCGGCCGGGACTACGCCGGCCGCGTCACCCAGATCATCTCCGGCAGCATCGGCCTCGACGACTTCGAGTGGGGCGTGACCCTGTTCGGCGACGACCCGACCGACGTGAAGGAACTGCTCTACGAGATGCGCTTCGACCCCTCGAGCTCCCGCTTCGCCGAGTTCGGCCGCTTCCTCTCGGCCAGGCGGTTCCCGCCGGAGGACCTCGGCGCGTTCCTCGCTGGCGAGCCGGTTCCCGCCGAAGGGGATCGCGACCACGGCCACGGACATCATCACGGCGAGTCCGGGGGCCACTCCCACGGCGGTTCCGACGGGGGAGCGGGCGGACATCCGCACGGCGATTCGAGCGGCGGCCACCACGGCGGCTCCGGGTCCGGATCGGGCGGCCACCCCCACGGCGACGACGGCGACGAGGACGAAGCCCTCCGCAGCGAACTCGAGGATATGGGCGTCTACGCGGGCCAGCCCCACGGCGAGGACGTCCACGCGGTGGTGCTGTACTCCGACGCTGACGCCGACGAACTGTTCGAGGAGGTCGACGGTCTCCGCGGGAACTTCGATCACTACGACACCCACGTGAAGACCGCGGTGTACGAACCCGACGAGACGACGGCCGACGACGGCGAGGCCGCGGTCATCAGCCTCTGGGAGACCGAACGCGCCGCGAACACGGCCGCCGGCTTCCTAGCAGACCTGCCGGACATCGTTCGCCAGGCGGGCGATGACGACGACGATTCCTGGGGCACGATGGGGATGTTCTACACCGTCAAGCCCGACCACCGCTCGGACTTCGTCGGGGTCTTCGACGACGCCGCCGACCTCTTGGCGGACATGGACGGCCACCGCAAGACCGACCTGCTGGTCAACCGCGAGGACGAGAACGACATGTTCATCGCGAGCCGCTGGGACTCCCGCGAGGACGCCATGCAGTTCTTCCGCAGCGACGCCTTCTCGGAGGCCGTCGAGTTCGGCCGCGACGTCCTGGCGGACCGGCCGCGACACGTCTTCCTGGCCTGA
- a CDS encoding site-2 protease family protein, with protein sequence MDYGSLAFVSPPALYGSELLTWVVVGLGLYWAAVIALRNGGYLPDYIGTQGPILTFHTKRGRALLDRLAQPKRFWRAWSNVGVGIALVVMVSMFLFLLRGAMVALSTPQPATSAVRQPRNVLVIPGVNDFLPLAATPGIVFGLLVGLVVHEGGHGLLCRVEDIDIDSMGVAMLAILPVGAFVEPDQESSKDASRGGQTRMFAAGVTNNFAITLVAFALLFGPVVGAISVAPGAAVGGVADDSPAANAGIEPNDRITAINGTAVEGNDDLPDRLEAAEGEQVAVELNGEETVTVDRSLLVTAAMENGPTGLSAGDEIRAVDGQSVATERGFFEAVGDDERVTLTIEPADGDERVERDVSIGAAVSIAADGPLENEAGSTDETFVITRFDGERIHDYQDLADLLDDSDPGQEATVTGYFGDERETYEVTLDEHPQADTGFLGIQPHQGTAGVSVSDIGVQLYPADEYLALLGGDGETRFGPISDTFLGKMGIALLLPVVAVSGAMPFNFAGFTGGIQNFYEAQGALGAFGDGGVFLLANLLFWTGWINVQLGFFNCIPAFPLDGGHILRTSTEAIVSRLPVNATRGMVRLVTTTVGVTMLVSFLMLLFGPQLLG encoded by the coding sequence ATGGACTACGGCTCTCTCGCCTTCGTCTCGCCGCCCGCGCTCTACGGCTCCGAGCTTCTCACTTGGGTTGTAGTCGGGCTGGGCCTCTACTGGGCCGCGGTGATCGCGCTCCGGAACGGGGGCTACCTGCCCGACTACATCGGCACTCAGGGGCCGATTCTCACCTTCCACACGAAGCGCGGACGAGCGCTGCTCGACCGGCTCGCCCAACCGAAGCGGTTCTGGCGCGCCTGGTCGAACGTCGGCGTCGGCATCGCGCTGGTCGTGATGGTCAGCATGTTCCTGTTCCTACTGCGCGGGGCCATGGTCGCGCTTTCGACCCCGCAGCCGGCGACGTCCGCCGTCCGCCAGCCGCGCAACGTCCTCGTCATCCCCGGCGTCAACGACTTCCTGCCGCTGGCGGCCACGCCGGGTATCGTCTTCGGGCTGCTCGTCGGCCTGGTCGTCCACGAGGGCGGCCACGGGCTGCTCTGTCGCGTCGAGGATATCGATATCGACTCGATGGGGGTCGCGATGCTGGCGATTCTCCCCGTCGGCGCGTTCGTCGAGCCCGATCAGGAGAGCAGCAAGGACGCCTCCCGCGGCGGCCAGACGCGGATGTTCGCCGCCGGCGTCACGAACAACTTCGCGATCACGCTGGTCGCCTTCGCCCTGCTGTTCGGCCCGGTCGTCGGCGCGATCTCCGTCGCACCGGGTGCGGCTGTCGGGGGCGTCGCGGACGACTCGCCCGCGGCGAACGCCGGCATCGAACCTAACGATCGCATCACGGCGATCAACGGTACCGCGGTCGAGGGCAACGACGACCTTCCCGATCGGCTCGAGGCCGCCGAGGGCGAGCAGGTAGCCGTCGAACTCAACGGCGAGGAGACGGTGACCGTGGACCGGTCGCTGCTCGTGACCGCGGCGATGGAAAACGGCCCGACGGGACTGTCCGCCGGTGACGAAATCCGCGCAGTCGACGGGCAGTCGGTCGCGACCGAACGCGGCTTCTTCGAGGCCGTCGGCGACGACGAGCGGGTGACGCTGACGATCGAACCCGCCGACGGCGACGAGCGCGTCGAGCGCGACGTCTCGATCGGCGCCGCGGTCTCGATCGCCGCCGACGGGCCGCTCGAGAACGAAGCCGGCTCGACCGACGAAACCTTCGTCATCACCCGCTTCGACGGCGAGCGGATCCACGACTATCAGGATCTGGCCGACCTGCTTGACGACAGCGATCCGGGCCAGGAAGCCACCGTCACGGGGTACTTCGGCGACGAGCGAGAGACCTACGAGGTGACCCTCGACGAGCATCCGCAGGCCGACACCGGTTTCCTCGGCATCCAGCCGCACCAGGGGACCGCCGGCGTCTCGGTTAGCGACATCGGCGTCCAGCTCTACCCCGCCGACGAGTACCTGGCGCTGCTCGGCGGCGACGGAGAGACGCGGTTCGGGCCGATCTCGGATACCTTCCTCGGCAAGATGGGGATCGCACTCCTGCTGCCGGTCGTCGCCGTCAGCGGCGCGATGCCCTTCAACTTCGCCGGTTTCACCGGCGGCATCCAGAACTTCTACGAGGCCCAAGGCGCTCTCGGCGCGTTCGGCGACGGAGGGGTCTTCCTACTGGCGAATCTGCTGTTCTGGACCGGCTGGATCAACGTCCAGCTTGGCTTTTTCAACTGCATCCCGGCATTCCCGCTCGACGGGGGCCACATCCTCCGGACGAGCACGGAAGCCATCGTCTCGCGGCTCCCGGTCAACGCGACCCGCGGGATGGTCCGCCTGGTGACGACGACGGTCGGGGTAACGATGCTGGTGAGCTTCCTGATGTTGCTGTTCGGACCGCAGCTGCTGGGATAA
- a CDS encoding CapA family protein translates to MPLRIGFTGDVMLGRLVDDRQRRRSVDAVWGNVLERLRAIDGLVINLECCLSTRGREWRRTHRPFHFRADPDWAVPALERAGVDVCALANNHVLDYEEVALRDTLMSLDEADIARTGAGETIDEALDPAVRTIGGPDEPIELDLAVVSFTDNTPEYAADENAPGTARIEIDIDDAETRRRVREALRRARETNPDLVVASLHWGPNMVTEPPESFRAFGRWLVDEGVDVVHGHSAHVFQGIEVHDGRPIVYDAGDFVDDYAVDDALHNDRSFLFVLAVTPDGDGGCRLRELRLHPTEIDGYAVHEAGPAAAAWSRERMRELSEPFGTEFERSGAGLVLSLEDE, encoded by the coding sequence ATGCCCCTCCGAATCGGCTTCACGGGCGACGTCATGCTCGGGCGGCTCGTCGACGACCGCCAGCGCCGCCGTTCGGTCGACGCGGTGTGGGGGAACGTGCTCGAACGCCTGCGCGCGATAGACGGCCTGGTGATCAACCTCGAGTGTTGCCTCTCGACGCGGGGCCGAGAGTGGCGGCGCACACACCGGCCGTTTCACTTCCGGGCCGATCCGGACTGGGCGGTTCCGGCGCTCGAACGCGCCGGCGTCGACGTCTGTGCGCTGGCGAACAACCACGTGCTCGACTACGAGGAGGTGGCGTTGCGGGACACTCTTATGTCCCTCGACGAAGCCGATATCGCCCGCACGGGCGCCGGGGAAACGATCGACGAAGCCCTCGACCCGGCGGTGCGGACGATCGGTGGCCCGGACGAACCGATCGAACTCGACCTGGCGGTCGTCTCGTTCACCGACAACACCCCCGAATACGCCGCAGACGAGAATGCGCCGGGCACGGCGCGGATCGAGATCGACATCGACGACGCGGAGACCCGCCGGCGCGTTCGCGAGGCGCTTCGGCGCGCACGCGAAACGAACCCTGACTTGGTCGTCGCCTCGCTGCACTGGGGGCCGAACATGGTGACGGAGCCGCCCGAGTCCTTCCGGGCGTTCGGCCGCTGGCTGGTCGACGAAGGCGTCGACGTCGTTCACGGCCACAGCGCCCACGTCTTTCAAGGGATCGAGGTCCACGACGGGCGGCCAATCGTCTACGACGCGGGCGACTTCGTCGACGACTACGCGGTCGACGACGCGTTGCACAACGACCGGAGCTTTCTGTTCGTACTGGCGGTGACGCCCGACGGTGATGGCGGGTGTCGGCTCCGCGAACTCCGATTGCATCCGACCGAGATCGACGGCTATGCGGTCCACGAGGCCGGACCGGCAGCGGCCGCCTGGTCCCGCGAGCGGATGCGCGAGCTGTCCGAACCGTTCGGAACCGAATTCGAGCGATCGGGAGCCGGCCTGGTCCTTTCGCTCGAGGACGAGTAG